A stretch of Arachis hypogaea cultivar Tifrunner chromosome 15, arahy.Tifrunner.gnm2.J5K5, whole genome shotgun sequence DNA encodes these proteins:
- the LOC112748762 gene encoding protein FAR1-RELATED SEQUENCE 5-like: MENDGKESYKDVDQSEDLSVEYECSSDESDDKSQLVCNKAGERHWKHLKRYNRQREHRTITRVNCRAKIRFIRHYRTGKWKVSVFESEHNHPLCPPKYKHLITANRGLNEADKTQADSLRACGVKTCHIMGYMVSQKGGYDKVGFTSKDLHNHISKTMRSKVKDGDVFAVLAYLLSKADSDPLFLEKFTLKDGRLDNLVWADGASVVDYEYFSDVLAFDTTYKKNVYNKPLVIFSRTNHHGQTTIFGCALLSYERSETFKWALKKFLKIMSRKLSGGVVTDGDRAMREAILEVFPGIPHRLCAWHLHRNVFTVQIFEERWSEIISKYGLAENEWVQGIYNDKMKWATAYLREHFFGRIRTTSQCEGIHSLLKNYVDSKISFLEFMHKFSEVLKHYRNNHLTADFETFYKFPVLTTCLESFEKQAAKLYTRNIFKLVKDEIEAAGALNVTECPNSGDIVEYNTSEYFNQQWQLSYEFIIVP, translated from the exons atggagaatgatggcaaAGAGTCGTATAAGGATGTTGATCAATCTGAGGATTTAAGTGTTGAGTATGAGTGCAGTTCCGATGAAAGTGATGATAAATCTCAA TTAGTTTGCAATAAAGCAGGAGAAAGACATTGGAAGCACCTTAAAAGGTACAATCGGCAAAGGGAGCATAGGACAATTACTCGTGTCAACTGTAGGGCGAAGATTCGGTTCATTCGTCACTATAGAACGGGTAAGTGGAAAGTCAGTGTCTTTGAGAGTGAACACAATCATCCACTGTGTCCACCTAAATACAAACATCTTATTACTGCGAATCGTGGGCTTAATGAGGCCGATAAAACACAAGCAGACAGCTTGCGAGCATGTGGTGTTAAAACTTGCCACATAATGGGTTACATGGTTTCACAAAAAGGTGGATACGATAAAGTGGGTTTTACCAGCAAAGACTTACATAACCACATTAGTAAGACTATGCGTAGCAAAGTGAAAGACGGTGATGTATTTGCTGTGTTGGCCTATCTGTTGTCCAAGGCAGATAGTGACCCGTTATTTCTAGAAAAGTTCACCTTAAAGGATGGTAGGTTGGATAATTTGGTGTGGGCTGATGGAGCAAGCGTTGTTGATTATGAATATTTTAGCGATGTACTCGCTTTTGACACCACTTATAAGAAAAATGTTTACAACAAGCCCTTAGTCATATTTTCAAGGACCAACCACCATGGGCAAACAACTATCTTTGGATGCGCCCTACTCTCATATGAAAGGTCCGAAACTTTCAAGTGGGCActgaagaaatttttgaaaatcatgtcAAGAAAACTATCTGGAGGCGTTGTGACAGACGGAGACCGTGCTATGAGAGAGGCTATCTTAGAAGTATTTCCTGGTATACCACACCGCCTTTGTGCATGGCATCTCCATCGTAATGTG TTTACTGTACAAATATTTGAAGAGAGATGGAGCGAGATCATATCCAAATATGGACTTGCCGAGAATGAATGGGTCCAGGGCATTTATAATGACAAAATGAAGTGGGCTACCGCATATTTGAGGGAGCACTTCTTTGGCCGCATAAGAACTACATCACAGTGTGAGGGAATTCATTCATTATTAAAGAACTATGTTGACAGTAAAATCAGTTTCCTTGAATTCATGCATAAATTTAGTGAAGTACTAAAGCATTACCGAAACAACCATCTTACTGCTGACTTTGAAACCTTTTATAAGTTTCCTGTTTTGACTACGTGCTTGGAAAGTTTTGAGAAACAAGCTGCTAAACTTTATACTAGAAATATTTTCAAACTTGTGAAAGATGAGATAGAAGCAGCAGGTGCCTTAAATGTGACTGAATGCCCAAACAGTGGAGACATTGTTGAGTACAACACGAGTGAGTATTTTAATCAGCAATGGCAATTATcttatgaatttatcatcgtaccgtag